The DNA window TCAAATCAAGCAATCACAGTGTTAGCAGATACGAAATCAGTGACAAATCTGCATCCGTAGTAACACGGGGACGACTAGGACACAATGAACATGTACAAGTTGTGAACTTGAGTAATCGTGATTGCTCGTGCGGGAAATGGACAATTTTTGGAATACCTTGCTCTCATGCCATATGTACAGCAAAGTGGTACGGATTGGACCCGATGGAATTAATGCAGCCGTGGTTTAATATGCACCAATATGTTAAAACATATGAAGGAAGATTTATCCCAATACCAGATGAAGCATATTGGGATGACGCAGAATTTGAATTAAACCATGATCAAGGTCGACGTGAAAAACGAAGAACTGGTAGACATAGAACATCAAGGTTGCATAATGAGATGGATCGACCAACAACAAGAGAGAGAGACAAACCTATGCACGTGGTGGCACGTCATAATCATGGAGTTTCATGTGtgatttatcataataatattaaGAGTTGTGTTGCAAGTTAAGTGTGATTGTGTATTAAGTGTGTAATATCAACTGTCTTTAAATAATTGTAGTTGTTGTCTTGGTtgtaattgatatttgattattttctttggtctttgttatttattttgtcAATAAATTTATATCGCGTTATATGATTTATGTAAATATAAATCTGTATTAGAAAACACATTAAATTTTCAACTTGGTTAATTACATATAAGTCAACattttgtaaataaatttttttataatgttttttaacaatattttcaaatatatgaattgtaattgtataatatatattatacaaatgccattatatatcatattattttcaaacatAGAAGTTTGTTTCCACGTTCaataatacatttaaaataataatacattgcaaaacaataaaaaatagaaatagTTACTTAAAAAATCCTTCAAACACAAATATTATAACAATCCAAAATAAAGGTGCGAAAACAAAATGACAAACTACGATTGACGAGAATATGAAATCAACATGCATAGATGATATATTAATACTAGTAGTAATAGAAATGGCCAGTGCCGCAACCATGTGGTATACGCACTCGTACACTTCTTCGCAAGTTAAAATGTTCTGTTTCCATCTCTGTATTACGATCCGTCTCTGTATTACGATCTCTGTTTAAATTGTCTGGAGCAAAAACAGATGAAGTGGCGGAAAATCCATGGAAAGGAATCGGTGAACTCAAATAGTTCGGACGCATTTCGTGATAAAATGAACGTACTTCATTATCAAACTGTCGATGGTCAGAATTTAGAAGCTCAGTGAGAGATACACTACTAGCAACATCTGGAGTGTGAAAACCATATTGCATCAATGGTCGATAGTCAACATTATACACTGCTGAAGGCTGATGTAACGGTCCAGACATTTCATGAACACATGACGGCCCATGCATGTAATGACCATGTGATGTGCCAGGGACGTCAAATCCATGTGGTGTACGATGTTGATGTGAATCAGATGAGCTACTAGAACCCGATTCACGTCGTCGTCGACGTCTACATTCCTCAAGATTTTGAAACGAGTTTCTACGTGGTATATCATGTTGCACTTCTTCTTCATTAGATACCCTATTCAGTGCATCACGAAGATGTCGTCCAATTCTCCAATCATCTTGAATGGATTCTTCAAGTGCCTCCCTCGATTGTTCATGCACGTTAAGCCCTCCAAATCGATTTATGAGTGTGGTTGCTTCCTCGTCCTGTGTAACACAAATCAAATCAATTTAGAAAATGCTAGCAAATAAAGACAATTAGTTTACATGGCTAAATTTTCATCAACACTAACCACAATGGCTCTGAAACATGCTTGTCCACTGGAGTAACCAACTCCTTCGCTGTTCGGAGAAATGAACCATATAGTGATGTTGTTGTACCATTTCTTATATTGATAGTCCACCATCATATGTCCAGAGACGAGCATATCCTCTGCGATATGTTTTTCCTTATTTTTCCAAATCTCAATTGGACCACTATGAAATTCTTTCCAATCAAAATTACGGTGTCCTGTTCGAGATAGATTGTGTAGATCAACCCCATCAGTTGCAGGTTCGGGAATTCGTTGTCGCATTCCAAATTGACGCAACACCCGATTTGGACGATACATTTCTACAATATCAAAACAAATGAGAGGACATATTTCCCCTTGATGTCCTTTAATGAATGCTTGCACATCAAGTGCTTCGAAATCGTAAACAGTCCAATTAAACTGAAattaataaagaaaaataaaaaatcaatacGAGTGTTATATTTTTGTCAGTATTAATATGGATGAATATTGATTTTCAGACACCTGGTCATCCTCCATAAGATCAAGTATCTCGCGTATAATCCGTACTGAGTGGGTAGATGTATGAGTATGACTGAAATGACGAGCCCACCTAAATAAACAAAtacaattaattttaaatattttcataactcAAATGTTAAATTGATTTGCAAAATTTTACCTTGCGCCATAAGGAGCGATTGGAAGAATTGTTATCATTTACATCGGGGGGCGCAGGAACAATATGACAAAAACCATGTACATCAGGACTAAGAGATGTCATCCTGCTCCAAGCCCAAACCTGCATTAAACAAAATATCATCattaacaaaaatatatttttagtttCAAAAAATTGTCACATTATTGTAGACAAAATAATAAAGCTACCTGTAATATCAACAAAGGCCCGCATATTATTTTCCTCCCTATAATTGATGATTTACATAACTCTCGATAAAGGAAAGATAATACAGCGCTTCCCCAACTATACCTACTCACCCGAGGAATATTATGAAGTAGCTGTAAATACATAAGACTCACACCACCACCACGGGAGTAAGGAAACATGCATCCTCCAATTACCATCAAGGCTATACATCGAGTGTATTGCACCACCTCCAAGTCTGAATTGTCGATATGGTTTTCTCTACAATGTGCGTCTAGAACAGCCATCGACAAGCGTTCTCCACTCACTAAAGATGCAGTGGGTGCGAAACCTAATAACTCGACACATTTTTGTTGCCATTCTTCAGCTGTGCGACTCATGTCGGTTCTCGTTACAGGTTGACCCTTAATATTCAAACCCCATATTATTTCAACATCT is part of the Primulina tabacum isolate GXHZ01 chromosome 18, ASM2559414v2, whole genome shotgun sequence genome and encodes:
- the LOC142533141 gene encoding uncharacterized protein LOC142533141, encoding MYRPNRVLRQFGMRQRIPEPATDGVDLHNLSRTGHRNFDWKEFHSGPIEIWKNKEKHIAEDMLVSGHMMVDYQYKKWYNNITIWFISPNSEGVGYSSGQACFRAIVDEEATTLINRFGGLNVHEQSREALEESIQDDWRIGRHLRDALNRVSNEEEVQHDIPRRNSFQNLEECRRRRRRESGSSSSSDSHQHRTPHGFDVPGTSHGHYMHGPSCVHEMSGPLHQPSAVYNVDYRPLMQYGFHTPDVASSVSLTELLNSDHRQFDNEVRSFYHEMRPNYLSSPIPFHGFSATSSVFAPDNLNRDRNTETDRNTEMETEHFNLRRSVRVRIPHGCGTGHFYYY